The DNA sequence TCCCATACCAAGACGGGTTTGGCGGCGAACATCGTCCAAATTAGCTTCTGGTTGCGCGGCTAGTTGCTCTTCGATCATTGAACGGGTGACGAGTTCACATTCGCAGACCACGGAGTCCTGATCGCGGGTAGCTTCAACTTTGGCCAATCGATCAGTATTGCGGTGGGTGGGCTTTCCTTGTGCAGATGGCACGGCTTCAGTATCGGTGATGCATGGCCGATCTTCGCCCCAATGTTCCATTAATGCATCGACGACGTTCTTAGCCATAAGCCGATAGGTGGTGAGCTTACCGCCAGCAATTGTGAACATTCCGGAGATGCCATCGCGTTCGGCATGGTTAATGATTGCCATACCGCGTGACATATGGCGAGTATCTGATGCTGATACGCGCGAATCTTTAACGAGTGGACGTGCCCCGGCCCAGACGTGGACGGCGCGTGAATTTTTGAATCCTGGAATGAGCACTTCACCCGCGTTGAGCATTTGGATAACTTCATCGTGTTCGATCTCAAGGAAATCTGGGTTTTCCACAGCTTTATCTGTTGTGCCGATGATGGAGACAGTGTGGGCTGGGACGATAATATCGCCGTCTGCTGGGTGGATACAGCGGTTGATGACTCGATGCGAAAGTCGGTGATTCATGGCAACCATGATTCCCCGTCCAGGTACGACGTCGACGCCATGTGCGCCAGCCATAGCAGCAACTTGTCCGGCCCATGGCCCGGCAGCATTGAGCACGGCTCGGCAATCAATGCGGGTTTCTTCACCAGTGCGTTCGTTGTGGCAGATCACAGCCGAAACATGGCCATCATCGTGAATGATTTTGGTGACTTTATGGTATGTCAGTGCGAGGGAGCCGAGGGCGCGTGCTGATTCGATGAGTCCCCAGCACATCCGCCAACCGTCGACTGCACCATCTTCTACTGCAAATGCACGTTTGATGCCTGGATTGAGGCGAGGTTCCATGCGCAATGCTTGGGAAACAGAGATCTCTTCACATGGGACGCCGGTATCTTTGGCTCCTTGGAGGAACCTATCCGAAAACTCTAGATCGTCGTCCGGAGTGACGACGAAGAGTCCGCCAGTTTCTTCGACGGCATCTGAGTGGATTCGGCGAATGATCGCGTTTTCTTCGGCACATTCAGTGGCTGACCCTGGATCGGAGACAACGTAGCGTCCTCCCGAATGTAATAGACCGTGGAAACGTCCTGATGTTCCTTGGGCGATATCAGCGCGTTCAAGCAAGATAGCGTTAAATCCACGCATTGCTAGATCTCGCAAAATGCCGGCGCCTGTTGCGCCACCACCGATCACCACAACATCGGTTGACAATGTTTTCATGGCATCTTTCCTCACTGTTGATCTTTGTGCATCATTGCACATCTGGTTTTATTTTAGTGTTTTATGGAGCAGTCATCTTCTTATGTGCCCCTAAAATGACCATCATGAACAATTGTGCACGAATGTTCAGGTACAGTGAGAGGTGTTCCAGACTGGTGTCTCGTGGGGAGAAATATGATGAATGAACGGGTAACAACAGCCTATGAAGCTGCTATGATGCACTATGTTCAAGGCGAAACAATGGAAACTATTGCCCGCCGACTCAAAGTTTCACGCTCTACGGTTTCACGGCTCATTAAAGCAGCGCGCGATGAAGGCCTAGTTCAAATCTCTTTGCATCCCCCACAAGAGGTTGCCTCTGCGATTGGAACCTGGATTTCCGAGACTTATTCAGTTCGTACCCACGTCGTACCCGTGCCCTTCCAAGCCAACGAAGCTCGTCGCTTGAATGCGGTTGCGCAAATGGCAGGAGTGCTTATCTCGGGATTGATGGAGCCAAATACGGTTATCGGGGTGGCTTGGGGAAATACTGTATCGGCGATTGCAGATCATTTAGTGCCACGCCAGGCAGCTGGATCGGTGGTTGTTCAGCTCAACGGGGCAGCTAATCCATCGACAACGGGAATCCCTTATGCGGGTGCGATTATGGAAGCCTTCGGCAGGGCGCATGGCTCGATGGTACAACATTTTTCGGTACCTGCTTTTTTCGATTACACGGCAACAAAAGAAGCGTTATGGCGCGAACGATCTATTGCTTCGGTGCGTCAGTTACAAGCCTCTGCTGATGTTGCAGTGTTTGGTGTCGGATCAATGACTGGGCAGAACGTATCGTTGGTGTATTCGGGCGGGTATTTAAGCCCGCAGGATTTATTGGCGATTAAAGAAGACGGCGTGGTTGGTGACGTGTGTACAGTTTTATTACGCGCAGATGGCACGTGGCGAGATTTGGCAATTAACGAGCGGGCATCGGGGCCCACACCCGATGAGCTCAAGCAGATTGGCCGGCGACTGTGTGTCGTTTCTGGCGTGGATAAGGTGGTAGCTGCGCGGGCAGCTTTGCGCGCTGGGGTTGTTACCGATTTGATTATCGACGAAGATGCGGCCGCTCGGTTGCGTGAAATCAGCTGATTTTATGTGTGTGGCAGGCTATAACAGCCATTGTTTTCGTAGCTGATAAGTCCGTCAG is a window from the Arcanobacterium buesumense genome containing:
- the glpA gene encoding anaerobic glycerol-3-phosphate dehydrogenase subunit GlpA, translating into MKTLSTDVVVIGGGATGAGILRDLAMRGFNAILLERADIAQGTSGRFHGLLHSGGRYVVSDPGSATECAEENAIIRRIHSDAVEETGGLFVVTPDDDLEFSDRFLQGAKDTGVPCEEISVSQALRMEPRLNPGIKRAFAVEDGAVDGWRMCWGLIESARALGSLALTYHKVTKIIHDDGHVSAVICHNERTGEETRIDCRAVLNAAGPWAGQVAAMAGAHGVDVVPGRGIMVAMNHRLSHRVINRCIHPADGDIIVPAHTVSIIGTTDKAVENPDFLEIEHDEVIQMLNAGEVLIPGFKNSRAVHVWAGARPLVKDSRVSASDTRHMSRGMAIINHAERDGISGMFTIAGGKLTTYRLMAKNVVDALMEHWGEDRPCITDTEAVPSAQGKPTHRNTDRLAKVEATRDQDSVVCECELVTRSMIEEQLAAQPEANLDDVRRQTRLGMGPCQGTFCAIRAAGIMHEVYRNKPVTKTSTPSPSEAADRTSTMLRLFTTNRFDGVYPLLYGEQMREAALNSWILQGTLDIDHLPAPSGQAKQATGDLAMIHGRPTPPKTHLVGPGSVTPSHKEGDNS
- a CDS encoding sugar-binding transcriptional regulator, yielding MMNERVTTAYEAAMMHYVQGETMETIARRLKVSRSTVSRLIKAARDEGLVQISLHPPQEVASAIGTWISETYSVRTHVVPVPFQANEARRLNAVAQMAGVLISGLMEPNTVIGVAWGNTVSAIADHLVPRQAAGSVVVQLNGAANPSTTGIPYAGAIMEAFGRAHGSMVQHFSVPAFFDYTATKEALWRERSIASVRQLQASADVAVFGVGSMTGQNVSLVYSGGYLSPQDLLAIKEDGVVGDVCTVLLRADGTWRDLAINERASGPTPDELKQIGRRLCVVSGVDKVVAARAALRAGVVTDLIIDEDAAARLREIS